One Elusimicrobiota bacterium genomic region harbors:
- a CDS encoding PilZ domain-containing protein, with translation MSKEKRKHRRLPTTIIADIYDGDSFEIKGKGCIINLSKTGIAIETNVKLEKKKPFFMRLNVPMEVLCEIVRIDEKDNLFNYGIKFSKIKFSDTMKFKKVIFED, from the coding sequence ATGTCAAAAGAAAAAAGGAAACATCGACGGCTTCCTACGACAATAATAGCAGATATTTATGATGGCGATAGTTTTGAAATAAAAGGTAAAGGTTGTATAATTAATTTATCTAAAACCGGTATTGCGATTGAGACAAATGTAAAACTTGAGAAAAAAAAGCCATTTTTTATGCGGTTGAATGTACCAATGGAAGTATTATGTGAAATTGTCAGGATTGATGAAAAAGACAACCTTTTCAACTATGGTATAAAATTTTCCAAAATAAAATTTTCAGATACGATGAAGTTTAAGAAAGTTATTTTTGAGGACTAA
- a CDS encoding response regulator, whose product MEKKRILVIDDDLSIIAFLKFSLTVYGYEVDGATSGEEALKKIETTPPDIVLTDLMMPKMSGYEVCRRLRSNPKISGITIIIYTGYRMGPDEKAKGLELGADDFLEKPFNLPELKARLERHLKRRADDIGYNPLTNLPGNMFIEKEFKNRIVKKGLIAFCYLDIDNFKAYNDLYGFKKGDDAILFTADVLKKAISEAGNTDDFIGHIGGDDFIFVTTVDKIDAICEYIVRRYDKMVVQYYDEEDAKRGFIVSRDREDKLKKFPLMSVSIGILTNEKNPFPSLEMLNEKIAELKSKAKKDPTRTKGSFVIKI is encoded by the coding sequence ATGGAAAAGAAACGGATTCTTGTTATAGATGATGATTTATCGATAATTGCTTTTCTTAAATTCTCGTTAACTGTATATGGTTATGAAGTAGATGGTGCTACATCAGGTGAAGAAGCATTAAAAAAAATTGAAACTACACCGCCTGACATTGTGCTTACCGACTTAATGATGCCGAAAATGTCCGGGTATGAAGTATGCCGGCGTTTACGGTCTAATCCGAAGATTTCAGGTATTACGATAATTATTTATACAGGATACAGGATGGGACCTGATGAAAAGGCAAAGGGATTGGAACTCGGTGCAGATGATTTTCTTGAAAAACCTTTTAATCTCCCGGAATTAAAAGCAAGACTGGAACGTCACTTAAAAAGGCGCGCTGACGATATAGGATACAATCCATTAACAAATCTTCCCGGAAATATGTTCATTGAAAAAGAATTTAAAAACCGTATTGTAAAAAAAGGTTTGATTGCATTCTGCTATTTAGATATTGATAATTTCAAGGCATATAACGATTTATACGGATTTAAGAAAGGTGATGATGCAATATTATTTACTGCAGATGTTTTAAAAAAAGCAATAAGTGAAGCAGGGAATACAGATGATTTTATCGGGCATATCGGCGGTGATGATTTCATATTCGTGACAACTGTTGATAAGATTGATGCTATTTGTGAATATATAGTAAGAAGGTATGATAAGATGGTTGTCCAATATTACGATGAAGAGGACGCAAAAAGAGGTTTTATTGTATCGAGAGACAGGGAAGACAAATTAAAAAAGTTTCCGCTTATGTCGGTTTCAATAGGCATTCTCACTAATGAAAAAAATCCGTTTCCGTCACTTGAAATGTTAAATGAGAAAATAGCCGAGTTAAAATCTAAAGCAAAAAAAGATCCTACGAGAACTAAAGGAAGTTTTGTAATAAAAATTTAA
- a CDS encoding N-glycosylase/DNA lyase, translating into MNVKQLKYWHVFKKQEIKKRLSEFKSPKSNKEIFEELCFCILTANASAKMGLRSIAAIKSKILTGNEKEIQKLLHKNHRFYNTRASYIIHTREYLKRNYNLNMRKLLDSFNTSYDRRQFFAETKDIKGIGYKEASHFLRNIGYSGYAILDKHILNCLRDLKVINNKDRDYVEIEKKLKNYSKKIRINIDELDLAMWSYETGEILK; encoded by the coding sequence ATGAACGTAAAACAACTAAAATATTGGCATGTCTTTAAGAAACAGGAAATCAAAAAACGATTGTCTGAGTTCAAAAGTCCTAAATCTAACAAAGAGATTTTTGAAGAACTTTGTTTTTGTATTTTAACAGCTAACGCATCGGCAAAAATGGGACTTAGGTCTATTGCTGCAATCAAAAGTAAAATATTAACAGGTAACGAAAAGGAAATACAGAAACTTTTACATAAAAATCACAGGTTTTATAATACACGTGCCAGTTATATTATTCATACTAGGGAGTATTTGAAAAGAAATTACAATCTGAATATGAGAAAATTATTAGATTCATTTAATACTTCATATGATCGCAGGCAATTCTTTGCGGAAACTAAAGACATAAAAGGAATCGGCTACAAAGAAGCAAGTCATTTTTTAAGAAATATCGGTTATTCCGGTTATGCAATTTTAGATAAACATATTTTGAATTGCCTGAGAGATTTGAAAGTCATAAATAATAAAGATAGGGATTATGTTGAAATAGAAAAGAAATTAAAAAATTATTCAAAAAAAATAAGGATAAACATTGATGAATTAGACCTTGCAATGTGGTCGTATGAAACAGGGGAAATTCTAAAGTAG
- a CDS encoding phosphoenolpyruvate carboxykinase (GTP), protein MGTPLEKWVEKQAELTKPKNIYWCNGSDEEAKKLIKIGLSEERIGDSYVFRELNQKTYKNCFYHKSHPTDVARTEHLTYVCHPDKNLIGPNNNWMEPAEAKKKLTAISDGCMRGRTMYVLPYMMGNPDSPYSKACVQLTDTAYVAVSMRIMTRLGKNVIEKIGNSENFVKGLHSIGDLDPNKRFIMHFPEENFVWSIGSGYGGNALLGKKCFSLRIASYQGKKEGWLAEHMIIIGVEDPSGKITYIAAALPSACGKTNLALMSPSLPGYKIWVLGDDIAWLHVGEDGKLWAINPETGFFGVAPGTSMKTNPNMLKTLKAGTFYPTLFTNTALNTDTNEPWWEGLDGETPNNLIDWQGKKWEKSSGTKAAHPNSRFTVSITQSPTLSKEFNNPKGVPISAIIFGGKRSTTVPLIFESFNWQHGVFVGAGMGSETTAAASGQVGVLRRDPMAMLPFCGYNMADYFKHWLNIGKKIKNSPKIFFINWFRTDEKGNFMWPGFGENIRVLKWIIDRVSSKISAKETSIGFVPNLDDMELAGLNIPKENLKKLFEVDPQQWLDETGDIKKFLEQFGDRIPREILDELELLKKRLSPQK, encoded by the coding sequence ATGGGCACTCCATTAGAAAAATGGGTTGAAAAACAAGCAGAATTAACTAAGCCAAAAAATATTTACTGGTGTAATGGAAGCGATGAAGAAGCAAAAAAGCTTATTAAGATAGGTCTCTCGGAAGAGCGGATTGGCGACAGCTACGTATTCCGGGAATTAAACCAAAAAACCTACAAAAACTGTTTTTACCACAAGAGCCATCCGACAGATGTTGCAAGAACTGAACATCTGACATATGTCTGCCATCCTGATAAAAACTTAATTGGACCAAATAATAACTGGATGGAACCGGCCGAGGCAAAGAAAAAACTCACGGCGATTTCAGACGGGTGCATGCGCGGCAGAACTATGTATGTCCTTCCGTATATGATGGGAAACCCGGATTCCCCATACTCAAAAGCATGTGTCCAACTTACAGATACCGCATATGTTGCAGTAAGCATGCGCATAATGACCCGCCTGGGAAAAAATGTAATTGAAAAAATCGGTAATTCTGAGAATTTTGTAAAAGGTCTTCATTCTATCGGTGACCTTGATCCTAATAAAAGATTTATAATGCATTTCCCGGAAGAAAACTTTGTATGGAGTATTGGTTCCGGTTATGGCGGTAACGCTCTTTTGGGAAAAAAATGCTTTTCATTAAGAATTGCATCATACCAGGGTAAAAAAGAAGGCTGGTTGGCAGAACATATGATTATCATAGGTGTTGAAGACCCGTCCGGTAAAATTACATATATTGCAGCAGCTCTGCCTTCAGCATGCGGTAAAACTAATCTAGCATTGATGAGCCCATCGCTTCCTGGATACAAAATCTGGGTTTTGGGTGACGATATAGCGTGGTTACATGTTGGTGAAGACGGCAAATTGTGGGCTATTAACCCGGAAACAGGATTTTTTGGAGTGGCTCCCGGTACTTCAATGAAGACAAATCCTAATATGTTGAAAACACTAAAAGCAGGCACTTTTTACCCGACACTTTTTACTAATACTGCACTCAATACTGATACAAATGAACCGTGGTGGGAAGGACTTGACGGTGAGACACCTAACAACTTAATTGACTGGCAAGGTAAAAAATGGGAAAAATCATCAGGAACTAAAGCAGCACACCCAAATTCAAGATTTACTGTTTCTATAACACAATCACCTACGCTCTCCAAAGAATTTAATAATCCAAAAGGAGTTCCGATTTCAGCAATAATATTCGGTGGAAAACGGTCCACTACTGTTCCGCTAATTTTTGAAAGTTTTAACTGGCAACATGGCGTTTTCGTTGGTGCCGGGATGGGGTCGGAAACCACTGCAGCAGCAAGCGGGCAAGTGGGAGTTCTAAGACGTGACCCGATGGCAATGCTTCCTTTTTGCGGTTACAATATGGCGGATTATTTTAAGCATTGGCTAAACATAGGGAAAAAGATAAAAAATTCGCCAAAAATATTTTTTATTAACTGGTTTAGAACTGATGAGAAAGGTAATTTTATGTGGCCCGGTTTCGGAGAAAATATCCGTGTTTTAAAATGGATAATTGACCGGGTAAGCAGTAAAATTTCAGCAAAAGAAACATCAATTGGATTTGTACCAAACTTGGACGACATGGAACTTGCCGGATTAAATATACCTAAAGAAAATCTGAAAAAACTTTTTGAAGTTGACCCGCAACAATGGCTGGATGAAACAGGAGATATTAAAAAATTCTTAGAACAGTTTGGCGATAGAATTCCCCGGGAAATCCTGGATGAGTTAGAACTGCTAAAAAAACGACTTAGTCCTCAAAAATAA